The Flavobacterium sp. 123 genome contains a region encoding:
- a CDS encoding NAD(P)/FAD-dependent oxidoreductase produces the protein MPKELLLQVTPEIAANEQLLKEYLSKQIKVSTKEIQHVSVLKRSIDARQKAIKINLKVMIYLVGEKVQEHEIQLPHYKNVSSAQEVLVIGAGPAGLFAALQLIELGLKPIVLERGKDVRGRRRDLKAINVDHIVNEDSNYCFGEGGAGTYSDGKLYTRSKKRGDVTRILELLVAYGASSDILVDAHPHIGTNKLPQIIQDIREKIIECGGQVLFEKRVTDILIKNNEVQGIVTQSGDRILANKLILATGHSARDIFELLDRKKVFIEPKPFALGVRAEHPQSLIDSIQYSCDYRGDYLPPAPYSIVKQVGGRGMYSFCMCPGGVIAPCATSPGEVVTNGWSPSKRDQATANSGIVVELKLEDFKPFAKYGALAGMEFQRSIEQKSWHLAGESQKVPAQRMVDFTQNKVSSEIPKTSYVPGTTSVEMGQVFPGFLTQILREGFSEFGKSMKGYLINEAVLHAPESRTSSPVRIPRDSETLEHLQIKGLYPCGEGAGYAGGIISAAIDGEKCALKISESLHHL, from the coding sequence ATGCCAAAAGAACTCCTATTACAAGTTACTCCTGAAATAGCTGCAAATGAGCAATTATTAAAGGAATATTTATCCAAACAAATCAAAGTCAGCACGAAAGAAATTCAACATGTTTCTGTCTTGAAACGTTCTATTGATGCGCGTCAAAAAGCGATTAAAATCAATTTGAAAGTGATGATTTATTTGGTAGGAGAAAAAGTTCAGGAGCATGAAATTCAACTTCCACATTATAAAAATGTGTCGTCTGCCCAAGAAGTACTAGTTATTGGTGCTGGACCAGCGGGACTTTTTGCAGCTTTGCAATTAATTGAATTGGGATTGAAACCCATAGTTTTGGAGCGTGGAAAAGATGTTCGTGGACGTCGACGTGATTTGAAAGCTATTAATGTTGATCATATTGTCAATGAAGATTCTAATTACTGTTTTGGTGAAGGAGGAGCAGGGACTTATTCAGATGGGAAGTTATATACTCGATCAAAAAAGCGTGGTGATGTAACTAGAATTTTAGAACTTTTGGTGGCTTATGGTGCCTCTTCAGATATTTTGGTAGATGCACATCCACACATTGGAACTAATAAATTACCCCAAATTATTCAAGATATTAGAGAGAAAATAATTGAATGTGGTGGTCAGGTTTTGTTTGAAAAAAGGGTAACCGATATTTTGATAAAAAATAATGAAGTACAAGGTATTGTAACTCAAAGTGGGGACAGAATTCTGGCTAACAAGCTTATTTTAGCTACAGGACATTCTGCTCGTGACATTTTTGAATTATTAGATAGAAAAAAAGTTTTTATAGAACCTAAGCCTTTTGCTTTGGGAGTTAGAGCTGAACATCCACAATCGTTGATTGATAGTATTCAATACAGTTGTGACTATCGAGGCGATTATTTGCCACCAGCTCCATATTCGATTGTAAAACAAGTAGGAGGACGAGGAATGTATTCTTTTTGTATGTGTCCTGGAGGTGTTATTGCTCCATGTGCTACTAGTCCCGGAGAAGTGGTAACTAATGGTTGGTCGCCTTCAAAAAGAGATCAAGCTACGGCTAATTCTGGAATTGTAGTGGAATTAAAACTGGAAGATTTCAAACCTTTTGCTAAATACGGAGCTTTGGCCGGAATGGAGTTTCAAAGAAGTATAGAGCAAAAATCTTGGCATTTAGCCGGAGAATCTCAAAAAGTACCGGCACAGCGAATGGTTGATTTTACACAAAATAAAGTGTCTTCCGAAATTCCAAAAACTTCCTATGTTCCTGGCACTACATCTGTGGAAATGGGGCAAGTTTTTCCGGGTTTTTTAACTCAAATATTACGAGAAGGTTTTTCTGAATTTGGTAAATCAATGAAGGGATATTTGATAAATGAGGCGGTCCTTCATGCACCAGAAAGTAGAACTTCATCCCCTGTAAGAATTCCAAGAGATAGCGAAACTTTAGAACACCTACAAATAAAAGGATTGTATCCTTGTGGTGAAGGAGCCGGTTATGCTGGTGGAATTATTTCTGCGGCAATTGATGGCGAAAAATGTGCTTTGAAAATTTCAGAAAGTTTACATCATTTATAG
- a CDS encoding glycoside hydrolase family 130 protein, with protein sequence MKLIRFALFLFVLNFNFIKAQESKPSWALLNFVKVDSINPILSPDKKQTFLCPVSKKEVQWEERNVLNPSAIVKDGKVYLIYRAQDNQMTSRLGLAVSNDGLHFKKEAEPIFFPDNDAMNSYEWKGGVEDPRVIESPDGTYIMTYTSYDGKIARLCFATSKDLKHWTKQGLVLKDEKYKDLWAKSGAIVGERKGNKIIATKINNKYWMYFGDTDLFMAYSEDLIHWQAAINEESQKIITVLHPRMGYFDSRLVEPGPFALLQKEGIVLIYNGSNATNYNDTKLPKFTYAAGQALFNKDQPYKLIDRTQNHFIYPDKPYEKMGEVNEVCFVEGLVFFKNKWFLYYGTADSKIAVAVRKQ encoded by the coding sequence ATGAAACTCATTCGCTTTGCTTTATTCCTTTTTGTACTAAATTTCAATTTTATTAAAGCTCAGGAATCAAAACCTTCATGGGCGCTTCTGAATTTTGTAAAAGTTGACAGTATTAATCCCATATTATCACCAGATAAAAAACAAACATTTTTATGTCCTGTTAGCAAAAAAGAAGTGCAATGGGAAGAGCGAAATGTACTAAACCCATCTGCTATTGTAAAAGATGGTAAAGTCTATTTAATTTACCGAGCTCAAGACAACCAAATGACATCCCGCTTAGGATTAGCTGTCAGCAATGACGGTTTACATTTTAAAAAAGAGGCAGAACCTATATTTTTTCCTGATAATGACGCTATGAATTCGTATGAATGGAAAGGAGGAGTAGAAGATCCTAGAGTCATTGAATCTCCTGACGGAACTTATATTATGACCTACACTTCGTATGATGGAAAAATTGCACGCCTTTGTTTTGCTACTTCCAAAGATTTGAAACATTGGACAAAACAAGGATTAGTTCTAAAAGATGAAAAATACAAAGATCTTTGGGCAAAATCAGGAGCTATTGTAGGAGAAAGAAAAGGAAATAAAATTATTGCCACAAAAATTAATAACAAATATTGGATGTATTTTGGTGATACCGATTTATTTATGGCATATTCAGAAGATTTAATTCATTGGCAAGCAGCAATCAATGAAGAAAGCCAAAAAATAATTACCGTTCTTCATCCAAGAATGGGATATTTTGATAGTAGATTAGTAGAACCTGGCCCTTTTGCACTTTTACAAAAAGAAGGAATTGTTTTGATTTATAATGGAAGTAATGCTACCAACTACAATGATACTAAATTACCTAAATTTACTTATGCCGCTGGCCAAGCCTTATTTAACAAAGACCAACCTTATAAATTAATTGATCGTACCCAAAATCACTTTATCTATCCAGACAAACCGTATGAAAAAATGGGCGAGGTAAATGAAGTTTGTTTTGTAGAAGGGTTGGTTTTCTTTAAAAATAAATGGTTTTTATATTACGGAACAGCTGATTCAAAAATTGCAGTAGCAGTAAGAAAGCAATAG
- the msrA gene encoding peptide-methionine (S)-S-oxide reductase MsrA: MKTLLAICLLLSLSVFGQNSSNTKNDKKSKLETITLAGGCYWCVEAVYENLIGVKSAISGYAGGKIPNPTYEAVSTGRTGYAESVQITYDKTVTNLDEIFKVFFTVHDPTTLNRQGADEGTQYRSAIFYKNEEQKKAAQNIINALNKAKIYNSPIVTTLEPLTQFYKAETYHQNYYENNKNQPYCEMVIQPKIKKFEKLFKSRLKRE, translated from the coding sequence ATGAAAACTTTATTAGCCATTTGCCTGTTGTTATCCCTTAGCGTTTTTGGACAGAACAGCAGTAACACAAAAAACGATAAAAAATCGAAGCTCGAAACAATTACACTTGCAGGAGGCTGTTATTGGTGTGTAGAAGCTGTTTACGAAAATTTAATAGGGGTGAAATCAGCAATATCAGGTTATGCAGGTGGTAAAATTCCAAATCCCACTTACGAAGCCGTTTCTACTGGAAGAACAGGATATGCTGAATCCGTTCAAATTACCTATGACAAAACGGTAACTAATCTAGATGAAATTTTCAAAGTATTTTTTACCGTTCACGACCCAACAACTCTAAACCGTCAGGGCGCAGATGAAGGAACTCAATATCGTTCCGCTATTTTTTATAAAAATGAAGAACAAAAGAAAGCAGCTCAAAACATTATAAATGCTTTAAACAAAGCAAAAATATACAACAGCCCTATTGTCACAACATTAGAACCACTAACACAATTCTACAAAGCGGAAACTTATCATCAAAATTATTATGAAAACAATAAAAACCAACCTTATTGCGAAATGGTAATTCAACCAAAAATAAAAAAATTTGAGAAACTATTTAAAAGCCGTTTAAAAAGAGAATAA
- the msrB gene encoding peptide-methionine (R)-S-oxide reductase MsrB, with the protein MKTKKQFLSIIFLLSVFIFTSCGQTTSMQNIPIMKNTISKPGNPYYSNTDTTKLHLTDAEWKKVLPEDVYEVTRHADTERPFTGKYWNTDEKGTYYCAACGNKLFRSGAKFASSCGWPSFFEQDNKNSVIYKNDYSLGMERIEALCGRCNGHLGHLFDDGPAPTGKRYCMNSIALDFIPDTK; encoded by the coding sequence ATGAAAACAAAAAAGCAATTTCTGAGTATTATATTTCTACTATCAGTATTCATTTTTACAAGTTGTGGACAAACTACTAGCATGCAAAACATTCCTATTATGAAAAATACTATAAGTAAACCTGGAAATCCTTATTATTCTAATACTGATACTACCAAACTCCATTTAACTGATGCCGAATGGAAAAAAGTATTACCCGAAGATGTTTATGAAGTAACACGACATGCTGACACCGAAAGACCTTTTACAGGAAAATATTGGAACACAGACGAAAAAGGAACATACTATTGCGCAGCCTGTGGAAATAAACTATTCCGTTCTGGAGCTAAATTTGCGAGTAGTTGCGGTTGGCCTAGTTTTTTTGAACAAGACAATAAAAATAGTGTGATTTATAAAAACGATTATTCGCTAGGAATGGAACGAATTGAAGCACTTTGCGGCAGATGTAACGGACATTTAGGACATTTATTTGATGACGGACCCGCACCAACTGGCAAAAGATACTGCATGAATTCAATTGCGCTTGACTTTATCCCTGACACTAAATAA
- the idi gene encoding isopentenyl-diphosphate Delta-isomerase, giving the protein MLEENVILVDTNDEQIGLMPKLEAHEKAVLHRAFSVFILNNKNEIMLQQRAHQKYHSPLLWTNTCCSHQREGESNIQAGSRRLFEEMGFKTELKELFHFIYKAPFDNGLTEHELDHVMIGYYDEAPVINSEEVEDWKWMLIEDVKTDIEIHPEIYTVWFKIIFDEFYHYLEDHKI; this is encoded by the coding sequence ATGTTAGAAGAAAACGTAATATTAGTTGATACAAATGATGAGCAGATTGGCTTAATGCCAAAGCTCGAAGCACATGAAAAAGCGGTTTTGCATCGTGCATTTTCGGTTTTTATTTTGAATAATAAAAATGAAATTATGCTGCAGCAACGTGCCCATCAAAAATACCATTCTCCTTTATTGTGGACCAATACTTGTTGTAGTCATCAAAGAGAAGGCGAGTCTAATATTCAGGCTGGAAGCAGAAGATTATTTGAGGAGATGGGTTTTAAAACTGAACTCAAAGAATTGTTTCATTTTATTTATAAAGCGCCTTTTGATAATGGATTGACAGAACATGAACTAGATCACGTTATGATTGGGTATTATGATGAAGCTCCAGTTATAAATAGTGAAGAAGTTGAAGATTGGAAATGGATGTTAATTGAGGATGTTAAAACGGACATAGAGATTCATCCTGAAATATACACCGTTTGGTTTAAAATTATTTTTGACGAATTTTATCATTACTTGGAAGACCATAAAATTTAA
- a CDS encoding 6-carboxytetrahydropterin synthase, which translates to MKVTISRKAHFNAAHRLYRKDWTFEKNDAVFGKCNNPNFHGHNYELTVSVTGEIDPETGYVMDVKFLTDIIKEEVENPFDHKNLNLDVIEFQDLNPTAENIVVVIWNKIRKRIKPELELEVVLYETPRNFVTYKGQ; encoded by the coding sequence ATGAAAGTTACAATATCTAGAAAAGCTCATTTTAATGCTGCGCACCGGTTGTATCGAAAAGATTGGACTTTTGAAAAAAATGATGCGGTTTTTGGCAAGTGCAATAATCCCAATTTTCATGGTCATAATTATGAATTAACAGTAAGTGTTACTGGCGAAATCGATCCTGAAACTGGATATGTTATGGATGTAAAGTTTTTGACAGATATCATCAAAGAAGAAGTTGAAAACCCTTTTGATCATAAAAATCTTAATCTAGATGTAATTGAATTTCAGGATTTGAATCCAACAGCGGAGAATATTGTTGTTGTGATTTGGAATAAAATCAGAAAAAGAATCAAGCCAGAATTAGAACTTGAAGTGGTTCTTTATGAAACTCCACGTAATTTTGTAACCTATAAAGGACAATAA
- a CDS encoding peroxiredoxin, whose protein sequence is MALKVGDKLPVFKAKDADGNDFDSLKFVGKKPLVIYFYPKDNTPGCTAEACGFRDRFEDFKDLGAEIIGISSDSVVSHQKFAKQYKLPFILLSDTDKKITNLFGVPSGLFGLLPGRVTYVVDKNGIIKLIFNSSLMATKHISKALEVIKELAK, encoded by the coding sequence ATGGCACTGAAAGTAGGAGATAAACTTCCCGTTTTTAAAGCTAAAGATGCAGATGGGAATGATTTTGATAGCCTCAAATTTGTAGGCAAAAAGCCCTTGGTTATTTATTTTTACCCTAAAGATAATACACCAGGCTGTACAGCAGAAGCTTGTGGTTTTAGAGATCGATTTGAAGACTTTAAGGATTTAGGTGCTGAAATTATAGGAATAAGCAGTGATAGTGTTGTTTCACATCAAAAATTTGCAAAACAATATAAACTTCCTTTTATTCTGTTGTCAGATACGGATAAAAAAATTACAAATCTTTTTGGAGTTCCTTCAGGTTTGTTTGGTTTGCTGCCAGGAAGAGTAACTTATGTAGTTGATAAAAATGGAATTATTAAGTTAATTTTTAATAGTAGTTTGATGGCTACTAAACATATTTCTAAGGCACTTGAAGTAATAAAAGAATTAGCTAAATAA
- a CDS encoding DUF4369 domain-containing protein gives MKKTIIAFAAVALLASCNDKDSKTNLHITGNIKGLKKGTLYIQRVVDTSLVALDTILIDGSSKFQSDLELKSPEMLYLFLDRGVSNSLDNNILFFAEPGDINIETSLDSYIGDAKITGSKNQDLYEEYKKINSRFKDENLTLIEQQFKAIKSENQKAIDSINLKQETNTKRKYLYATNFAINNRNYEVSPYIALSDIYDINIKFLDTIQKSMSPKVAKSLYGKKLTQYVTDIKNQK, from the coding sequence ATGAAAAAAACAATTATTGCATTCGCTGCTGTTGCCCTTTTGGCATCATGCAACGATAAAGATTCAAAAACAAATTTGCATATTACTGGAAATATAAAAGGATTAAAAAAAGGAACATTATATATTCAAAGAGTCGTTGACACTTCGTTAGTTGCTTTAGATACTATACTTATTGATGGAAGCTCAAAATTTCAAAGTGATTTAGAATTAAAATCTCCTGAAATGCTTTATTTATTTTTAGATAGAGGTGTAAGTAATTCTCTTGACAACAACATATTGTTTTTTGCTGAACCAGGTGACATTAACATCGAAACTAGTTTAGATTCATATATTGGAGATGCTAAAATTACAGGCTCTAAAAATCAAGATTTATATGAAGAATACAAAAAAATCAATTCTCGTTTTAAAGATGAAAATCTAACTTTGATAGAGCAACAATTCAAAGCAATTAAGAGTGAAAATCAAAAGGCGATTGATAGTATAAATCTTAAACAAGAAACGAATACAAAGAGAAAGTATTTATATGCAACTAATTTTGCTATCAATAATAGAAATTATGAAGTTTCTCCTTATATTGCGCTGTCTGATATTTATGATATCAACATCAAATTTCTAGATACAATCCAGAAATCAATGTCTCCAAAAGTTGCAAAATCGTTGTATGGAAAGAAATTAACTCAATACGTTACCGATATTAAAAACCAGAAATAA
- a CDS encoding peptidase M61: protein MKRIFFTLAVTSILWSCKTIAPSSSTALKQEVKVNINLNDVKDDKVLVTINAPKFSTEEITYSIPKMVPGTYSDDDYGRYIDDLKAFDSKGNLLIVKKLDTNSWSITNAKNLKTITYLVNDTYDTEKGKGFGKEDIFSPAGTNIDAGTNFMINMHGFVGYFQDKKDLPYKVTIAHPETLWGATSMIDQDATNTSDVFITPRYAELVENPVMYSKPDYTTFTVDGMDILIGVYSPTGKVTAESITPDMKTMMTAQKTFLGKINSTKKYSVLLYLSTMKDTDAKGFGALEHPTVTTVVLPEMLPKDELVKSMKDVVSHEFFHIVTPLTIHSQEIQNFDYNAPKMSEHLWMYEGVTEYFANLFQINQGLIDEKEFYSRISEKIDHANKMNDTMPFTTMSANVLTEPYKDQYLNVYEKGALIGMCIDIIIREKSNGERGILDLMHKLSAEYGVSKAFNDNELFAKITSLTYPEVGEFLTKYVSGSTPIPYNEYLAKVGVTKSTEKVAGNVFLKGKSPYISVNHQTKEIIVLPNITLIDFYKNIDLRGGDIIIAINEKLYSLDNIYDMISDSQNWKENDAISVKIKRDGKEMTLKGKVKLPYEEKDSLEATDKSKNTLKNSWLKG, encoded by the coding sequence ATGAAAAGAATATTTTTCACCCTTGCAGTTACCTCTATTTTATGGAGTTGTAAAACCATAGCGCCATCCTCTTCTACTGCATTAAAACAAGAAGTAAAAGTTAATATCAACCTTAATGATGTCAAAGATGATAAAGTTTTGGTTACAATAAACGCTCCTAAATTCAGCACTGAAGAAATTACTTATAGCATTCCTAAAATGGTTCCAGGAACCTATTCTGATGATGATTACGGAAGATATATTGATGATTTAAAAGCATTTGACTCAAAAGGAAATCTTTTAATTGTAAAAAAATTAGACACAAACTCTTGGTCTATAACAAATGCTAAAAACTTAAAAACAATTACTTATTTAGTTAACGACACTTACGATACTGAAAAAGGAAAAGGTTTTGGTAAAGAAGATATCTTTTCACCTGCAGGAACTAATATTGATGCAGGAACTAATTTCATGATAAACATGCATGGATTTGTGGGGTATTTTCAAGATAAAAAAGACCTACCATATAAAGTTACCATAGCACATCCAGAAACTCTTTGGGGTGCTACTTCAATGATTGATCAAGACGCAACTAACACAAGTGATGTTTTTATAACTCCTAGATATGCCGAATTAGTTGAAAATCCAGTTATGTATTCAAAACCAGACTACACTACATTCACGGTTGACGGAATGGACATTTTAATTGGTGTTTATTCCCCAACTGGTAAAGTCACTGCTGAAAGTATCACGCCAGATATGAAAACAATGATGACGGCTCAAAAAACTTTTTTAGGCAAAATCAATTCTACAAAAAAATACAGTGTTTTATTGTATCTATCTACTATGAAAGATACTGACGCCAAAGGATTTGGAGCGCTAGAACATCCTACTGTAACAACCGTAGTTTTGCCAGAAATGTTACCTAAAGATGAATTAGTAAAATCAATGAAAGATGTAGTTTCGCATGAGTTTTTCCATATTGTAACACCGCTAACAATTCATTCACAAGAAATTCAAAATTTTGATTACAATGCTCCAAAAATGTCTGAACATTTATGGATGTATGAAGGTGTAACAGAATATTTTGCCAATCTTTTTCAAATTAATCAAGGATTAATTGACGAAAAGGAATTCTACAGTCGTATTTCAGAAAAAATTGATCATGCTAACAAAATGAATGATACTATGCCGTTCACAACCATGAGCGCAAATGTATTGACGGAACCTTATAAAGATCAATATCTAAATGTTTATGAAAAAGGAGCTCTTATCGGTATGTGTATTGACATCATTATTAGAGAAAAAAGCAATGGGGAAAGAGGTATTCTAGATTTAATGCACAAATTATCTGCCGAATATGGTGTATCAAAAGCTTTCAATGACAACGAACTTTTTGCAAAAATCACCTCTTTAACCTATCCTGAAGTTGGCGAATTTTTGACCAAATATGTTTCTGGCTCAACTCCTATTCCTTATAATGAATATCTAGCCAAAGTAGGTGTAACTAAGTCAACTGAAAAAGTAGCTGGTAATGTTTTCTTAAAAGGGAAATCCCCTTATATATCAGTGAATCATCAAACTAAAGAAATCATTGTACTGCCTAATATAACGTTAATAGATTTTTATAAAAACATCGATTTAAGAGGTGGTGACATTATCATTGCAATAAATGAAAAACTATATTCTCTGGACAACATTTACGATATGATTTCCGATAGTCAGAATTGGAAAGAAAATGATGCTATTTCTGTCAAAATAAAACGAGATGGTAAAGAAATGACTTTAAAAGGAAAAGTAAAACTACCTTACGAAGAAAAAGATAGTCTTGAAGCAACAGACAAATCTAAAAACACCTTGAAAAATTCTTGGTTAAAAGGATAA
- a CDS encoding TIGR03643 family protein, with amino-acid sequence MKKSNRKELNWEETEKLVTLALEERNPFEIIKKEFGLAEKEVLEIMKKKMPAEKFEMWKKKATANKPKPKPLKIDDFDEDLDGKYYIKNKLD; translated from the coding sequence ATGAAAAAGAGTAACCGCAAAGAATTAAACTGGGAAGAGACAGAGAAACTCGTTACATTGGCCCTAGAAGAAAGAAATCCTTTTGAAATTATCAAAAAAGAATTTGGTTTAGCCGAAAAAGAAGTTTTAGAAATAATGAAAAAGAAGATGCCAGCAGAAAAATTTGAAATGTGGAAAAAGAAAGCTACAGCAAATAAACCAAAACCAAAACCTCTTAAAATTGACGATTTTGATGAAGATTTAGATGGTAAATATTATATAAAAAACAAACTAGATTAA
- a CDS encoding sterol desaturase family protein, producing MNEIISYFSSIPSSHRSLILVAGITIFWLIENAFPLFKFNYKKWHHAGINFFLTFTTIIVNFCLAFILLKTANWCTTNHFGVLQWLPKMPNWLYLIIGLALLDLIGAYLVHLIEHKIKFLWSFHLIHHSDTWIDTTTANRHHPGESVIRFVFTSLGVLIVGSPMWMVFLYQTLSVIATQFNHANLSIPKKLDVFLSYFIVSPDMHKVHHHYVLPYTDSNYGNIFSVWDRLFGTFRTMPREEIIYGIDTHMKPEEHNQLKNLLKIPFQK from the coding sequence ATGAATGAAATTATTTCTTATTTTTCGTCAATTCCTTCCTCTCATAGAAGTTTAATTTTAGTGGCTGGCATTACTATTTTTTGGCTTATAGAAAATGCCTTTCCTCTTTTTAAATTTAATTATAAAAAATGGCATCATGCAGGAATTAACTTTTTTCTCACTTTTACAACTATAATAGTCAACTTCTGTCTGGCTTTTATTTTATTAAAAACAGCTAATTGGTGTACTACAAATCATTTTGGCGTTTTACAATGGCTCCCAAAAATGCCAAATTGGCTTTATTTGATTATTGGATTAGCACTATTAGACTTAATAGGCGCTTATTTAGTTCATTTAATAGAACACAAAATAAAATTTTTATGGTCTTTTCACTTGATTCACCATAGTGATACTTGGATCGATACTACAACTGCAAACAGACATCATCCTGGCGAAAGTGTAATCCGATTTGTATTTACATCTTTGGGAGTTTTAATAGTAGGAAGTCCTATGTGGATGGTTTTTTTGTATCAGACTCTGTCCGTTATTGCCACTCAATTTAATCATGCAAACCTATCGATTCCAAAAAAATTAGATGTTTTTTTAAGCTATTTTATAGTTTCCCCTGATATGCATAAAGTGCATCATCATTATGTTTTACCATATACAGATAGTAATTATGGAAACATTTTTTCTGTTTGGGATCGTTTATTTGGAACTTTTAGGACGATGCCAAGAGAAGAAATAATTTACGGAATAGACACCCACATGAAACCTGAAGAACACAATCAATTAAAAAACTTATTAAAAATACCATTTCAAAAATAG
- a CDS encoding alpha-ketoglutarate-dependent dioxygenase AlkB — MNLLFQQEPIVLDLPDAEIIYYPHFMDTIEADAIFSELKNTIPWQQDEIRVFGKIHQQPRLTALYGNKNKTYSYSNITMSPNPWIPILEKIKLEIEKVCPTEFTTVLLNYYRDGKDSNGWHADDEKELGINPIIASMSFGATRNFQLKHNSNTGIKKNILLEHGSLLIMKGTTQQYWKHQIPKTAKPIGPRINLTFRIIK; from the coding sequence ATGAATCTACTCTTCCAACAAGAACCAATTGTACTCGATTTGCCTGACGCAGAAATCATTTACTATCCACATTTTATGGATACAATTGAAGCAGATGCTATTTTTTCTGAATTGAAAAACACTATTCCGTGGCAACAAGATGAAATTAGAGTTTTCGGTAAGATCCATCAACAACCCAGATTAACTGCTTTGTATGGAAATAAAAACAAAACATATTCCTATTCTAATATTACAATGTCACCTAATCCTTGGATTCCAATTTTAGAAAAAATTAAACTTGAAATCGAAAAAGTTTGTCCAACAGAATTTACGACGGTCTTACTAAACTATTATCGAGATGGAAAAGACAGTAATGGCTGGCACGCTGATGATGAAAAAGAATTAGGCATAAATCCAATTATAGCCTCAATGAGCTTTGGCGCCACAAGAAATTTTCAATTAAAACACAATTCGAATACAGGAATTAAAAAAAATATTCTTTTAGAACACGGTAGTTTATTAATAATGAAGGGAACTACACAACAGTATTGGAAACATCAAATTCCAAAAACAGCTAAACCAATAGGCCCGAGAATTAATCTCACCTTTCGTATTATCAAATAA
- the aqpZ gene encoding aquaporin Z, whose amino-acid sequence MKKLLAEFFGTYWLVFGGCGSAIFAAGIPDLGIGFAGVSLAFGLTVLTMAYAVGHISGGHFNPAVSFGLWAGGRFSAKELLPYIIAQCIGAIAAAGTLYTIASGKAGFIIDATKAGAFASNGFGAFSPNGYSIQAAFLAEFVLTLFFLLVILGATDKFANGKFAGVAIGLALTLIHLISIPITNTSVNPARSLSQALFVGGEPLSQVWLFWVAPILGAIVAGFIYKNLLQDHSNA is encoded by the coding sequence ATGAAAAAATTATTAGCAGAATTTTTCGGAACGTATTGGCTTGTATTTGGCGGTTGTGGCAGTGCTATTTTTGCTGCTGGAATTCCTGATTTAGGAATTGGTTTCGCTGGAGTTTCACTTGCATTTGGTCTAACCGTGCTAACTATGGCGTATGCCGTCGGGCATATTTCTGGAGGACATTTCAATCCTGCAGTTTCTTTTGGATTATGGGCAGGAGGAAGATTTTCAGCCAAAGAATTACTTCCCTACATTATTGCTCAATGTATCGGAGCGATTGCAGCAGCAGGAACTTTATATACAATTGCTTCTGGAAAAGCAGGTTTTATTATTGATGCTACAAAAGCTGGAGCATTTGCGTCTAATGGCTTTGGTGCTTTTTCACCAAATGGATACTCTATACAAGCCGCCTTCCTTGCTGAATTTGTTTTGACATTATTCTTTTTATTAGTAATCCTTGGGGCAACAGACAAATTTGCAAATGGAAAATTTGCAGGAGTTGCAATTGGCTTAGCGTTAACTTTAATCCACTTAATCAGCATTCCTATTACTAACACATCTGTAAATCCAGCTCGATCATTATCACAAGCTTTATTTGTAGGTGGAGAACCTTTATCTCAGGTATGGTTGTTTTGGGTTGCACCTATTTTAGGAGCAATTGTTGCTGGATTTATTTATAAAAATTTATTGCAAGACCATTCTAATGCGTAA